In a single window of the Nocardioides sp. L-11A genome:
- a CDS encoding TenA family protein, with protein MTVQLAQRRRQGWTGELWDAIEPTHLRILEHPFITGLTTGELAPDAFLRFLAQDTYYVNEYARSLAALSSTAPTMALTRSLLEHASGAVAAESTLHAELVAMLGGPPDLLARVVPSPTAAAYVDFVTARVHTGSFFTGLAAVLPCMWVYAEVGVHLVASGSSDPAYQRWIDNYAGSGYLEEVDRILDDVDALAQVVGGEERARAAEVALTATRYEWMFWDAAYAGEQWPSLP; from the coding sequence ATGACGGTCCAGCTCGCCCAGCGTCGACGCCAGGGCTGGACGGGTGAGCTGTGGGACGCGATCGAGCCCACCCATCTGCGGATCCTCGAGCACCCGTTCATCACCGGCCTGACGACGGGGGAGCTGGCGCCCGACGCGTTCCTCCGCTTCCTCGCCCAGGACACCTACTACGTCAACGAGTACGCCCGCTCGCTGGCGGCCCTCAGCTCGACCGCGCCGACGATGGCACTGACCCGCTCGCTGCTCGAGCACGCGTCGGGCGCGGTCGCCGCGGAGTCGACCCTGCATGCCGAGCTGGTCGCGATGCTGGGTGGGCCCCCCGACCTCCTCGCGCGGGTGGTGCCGAGTCCCACCGCGGCGGCGTACGTCGACTTCGTGACCGCGCGCGTGCACACGGGGTCCTTCTTCACCGGGCTGGCGGCCGTGCTGCCGTGCATGTGGGTCTACGCCGAGGTGGGTGTGCACCTCGTGGCGAGCGGCTCCTCGGACCCGGCGTACCAGCGCTGGATCGACAACTACGCGGGCTCCGGCTATCTCGAGGAGGTCGACCGGATCCTCGACGACGTCGATGCGTTGGCCCAGGTCGTCGGCGGCGAGGAGCGGGCGCGAGCGGCCGAGGTCGCACTGACGGCGACGCGCTACGAGTGGATGTTCTGGGACGCGGCCTACGCCGGGGAGCAGTGGCCCTCGCTGCCCTGA
- a CDS encoding GntR family transcriptional regulator: MGVDDQGRLEHMQLKDRVYHHLRDGIIDGTYDVGVALREVEIAQRLGVSKTPVREAFVRLEKDRLVELIPYRGAVVAGYTAADLEEISQVRQLVEGACARSAARHATEKDVAEIERNVELSREALGKGRVERVAQLLDAFDQLMYRHSRNKWLDELVENLEGHQRRIGRLTVDIPGRLEKSVEQHQRILDAIRNRDERRAERAMQAHIASVMDDRLKAFVSAS; this comes from the coding sequence ATGGGCGTGGACGACCAGGGTCGACTGGAGCACATGCAGCTGAAGGACCGCGTCTACCACCACCTGCGTGACGGCATCATCGACGGCACCTACGACGTGGGCGTCGCGTTGCGCGAGGTGGAGATCGCGCAGCGCCTCGGCGTCAGCAAGACCCCCGTCCGCGAGGCCTTCGTCCGACTCGAGAAGGATCGCCTGGTCGAGCTGATCCCGTATCGCGGTGCCGTGGTCGCCGGCTACACCGCCGCCGACCTCGAGGAGATCTCCCAGGTCCGCCAGCTCGTCGAGGGTGCGTGTGCGCGATCCGCGGCTCGGCACGCGACCGAGAAGGACGTCGCCGAGATCGAGCGCAACGTGGAGCTGTCGCGCGAGGCCCTGGGCAAGGGCCGGGTCGAGCGGGTGGCCCAGCTCCTCGACGCCTTCGACCAGCTCATGTACCGGCACTCCCGCAACAAGTGGCTCGACGAGCTCGTCGAGAACCTCGAGGGACACCAGCGCCGCATCGGACGGCTGACCGTCGACATCCCCGGCCGGCTCGAGAAGTCGGTCGAGCAGCACCAGCGGATCCTCGACGCGATCCGCAACCGCGACGAGCGTCGCGCCGAGCGCGCGATGCAGGCGCACATCGCCAGCGTCATGGACGACCGGTTGAAGGCGTTCGTCAGCGCCTCCTGA
- a CDS encoding amidohydrolase family protein, with protein MIIDAHTHILGLAADPEFTARYGREGALCIYRSRGQLPSHRMPTEAEYGACGLAHDGFLEIGPEESIAAHPGFDRIVLLAMSPQYLDGRLIGTVDNLGVTSVAGPPSPEKCNDYIADLQAQHPDVFIGFGSVNPNHRGVKAAVAELERSVLELGLQGLKLYPMYQHWSPADPILSFPIFEKAAELDIPVLVHQAGSTRVDARMDFARPALLDDVGRHFPGVRLLIAHCGTPWVEEAMFMCTKHPNFFAELSYHVSTVTSEELYRWLLHLEQMFVPLEKVVFGSDHPGFTYDPVLLRDKVLGVNEIARRLDMPEIPQAKLDGILGDNFARIMRLVG; from the coding sequence GTGATCATCGACGCCCACACCCACATCCTCGGCCTGGCGGCCGATCCCGAGTTCACCGCGCGGTACGGACGCGAGGGCGCCCTGTGCATCTACCGGTCCCGCGGGCAGCTGCCCAGCCACCGGATGCCGACCGAGGCCGAGTACGGCGCCTGCGGGCTGGCGCACGACGGCTTCCTGGAGATCGGCCCCGAGGAGTCGATCGCCGCGCACCCCGGGTTCGATCGGATCGTGCTGCTGGCGATGTCGCCGCAGTACCTCGACGGCCGATTGATCGGCACCGTCGACAACCTCGGCGTCACCTCGGTCGCCGGCCCGCCGTCACCGGAGAAGTGCAACGACTACATCGCCGACCTGCAGGCCCAGCACCCGGACGTGTTCATCGGCTTCGGCTCGGTCAACCCCAACCATCGGGGTGTCAAGGCGGCCGTCGCCGAGCTCGAGAGGTCCGTCCTCGAGCTCGGCCTCCAGGGCCTGAAGCTGTACCCGATGTACCAGCACTGGTCACCGGCCGACCCGATCCTCTCCTTCCCGATCTTCGAGAAGGCGGCCGAGCTCGACATCCCGGTGCTGGTGCACCAGGCGGGCTCCACGCGCGTCGACGCGCGGATGGACTTCGCCCGTCCGGCACTGCTCGACGACGTCGGCCGTCACTTCCCCGGCGTGCGTCTCCTGATCGCTCACTGCGGGACGCCATGGGTCGAGGAGGCGATGTTCATGTGCACGAAGCACCCGAACTTCTTCGCCGAGCTCAGCTATCACGTCTCCACCGTGACCTCGGAGGAGCTGTACCGGTGGCTGCTGCACCTGGAGCAGATGTTCGTCCCGCTGGAGAAGGTCGTCTTCGGATCGGATCATCCCGGCTTCACCTATGACCCGGTGCTGCTGCGGGACAAGGTGCTGGGCGTCAACGAGATCGCCCGCCGCCTGGACATGCCGGAGATCCCGCAGGCGAAGCTCGACGGGATCCTGGGCGACAACTTCGCGCGCATCATGCGGCTGGTCGGCTGA
- a CDS encoding ABC transporter substrate-binding protein: protein MRNLSVRRRATLLGTSLLLAAGIMTACGDDGAGSGADGKVSVLLEWFPNPDHISLYTAQDMGAFEDEDLTVKFQPPSNNTDSLKMVSLGQMPLAISYANAVINAEAQGLDVVAVAALIPTTLNSLILNRTDDVQEIADLKGKPIGSSGDPVSEAMWAYALKENGFKDEDIKFVAINQGYSPAMISGQVSAIIGAYPNIESVELKENGLDPVSYAVGDVGVPTYDELVLIANRSKLAKDKDYQDVVKRFLAGAAKGAARAQEDHAAALDAIKPVAKGYSEESLRDMVDLTAPLLENPDGFGQMDVAEWQALADWLLANGQLDKEVDAAVVVNTDFLPEGGDAQ from the coding sequence ATGAGGAATCTCAGCGTCCGCCGGAGGGCGACTCTTCTCGGGACCAGTCTGCTGCTCGCCGCCGGCATCATGACGGCGTGCGGCGACGACGGCGCCGGCTCGGGTGCCGACGGCAAGGTGAGCGTGCTGTTGGAGTGGTTCCCCAACCCCGACCACATCTCGCTCTACACCGCCCAGGACATGGGCGCCTTCGAGGACGAGGACCTGACCGTCAAGTTCCAGCCCCCGTCCAACAACACCGACTCGTTGAAGATGGTCAGCCTGGGACAGATGCCGCTGGCGATCTCCTACGCCAACGCGGTGATCAACGCCGAGGCCCAGGGGCTCGACGTCGTGGCCGTCGCGGCCCTGATCCCGACCACCCTCAACTCGCTGATCCTCAACCGCACCGACGACGTCCAGGAGATCGCGGACCTCAAGGGCAAGCCGATCGGCTCCTCGGGCGACCCGGTGTCGGAGGCCATGTGGGCCTATGCGCTGAAGGAGAACGGCTTCAAGGACGAGGACATCAAGTTCGTCGCGATCAACCAGGGCTACTCGCCGGCGATGATCTCCGGCCAGGTCAGCGCGATCATCGGTGCGTACCCCAACATCGAGAGCGTCGAGCTCAAGGAGAACGGGCTCGACCCGGTCTCGTACGCCGTCGGCGACGTCGGCGTGCCGACCTACGACGAGCTCGTGCTCATCGCCAATCGCTCCAAGCTGGCGAAGGACAAGGACTATCAGGACGTCGTCAAGCGGTTCCTGGCCGGCGCCGCGAAGGGTGCCGCCCGGGCGCAGGAGGACCACGCGGCGGCTCTCGACGCGATCAAGCCGGTCGCCAAGGGCTACAGCGAGGAGAGCCTGCGCGACATGGTCGACCTGACCGCGCCGCTGCTGGAGAACCCGGACGGCTTCGGCCAGATGGACGTCGCCGAGTGGCAGGCGCTGGCCGACTGGCTGCTCGCGAACGGGCAGCTGGACAAGGAGGTCGACGCGGCCGTCGTGGTCAACACCGACTTCCTTCCGGAGGGCGGTGACGCGCAATGA